A single window of Rubripirellula lacrimiformis DNA harbors:
- a CDS encoding ferredoxin--NADP reductase, translating into MSDAIDSPDIDAEAAEQLRTRHYNATVIERIDVHSDLARFRIRPDEPFQPFQAGQYVAIGMGNWEPRLPGTQTEIVPAEKMRKLGRRAYSISCPMLDPDGQLAPVDSVDYLEFYVTLVRRADSEDKKPPVLTPRMFMLQPGGRIEVQRKIVGHYVLGDIDPDDTVLMLGTGTGEAPHNAMAAHLLSNGHRGKIVNVTTVRNRSDLGYAREHAVLQQQYSQYRYLAFTTREPENLDPSHPAYVGKQYLQPLYTSGRLAELAGDLLTPDKTHVFLCGNPAMIGYVPPGADPPTTPGMLQILTAAGFSDDHDCVGAGTIRFEKYW; encoded by the coding sequence TTGAGCGACGCGATCGATTCACCGGACATAGATGCCGAGGCAGCCGAGCAGCTGCGGACGCGGCACTACAATGCCACCGTCATCGAGCGGATTGACGTCCACAGCGATCTGGCCCGGTTCCGAATCCGTCCGGACGAGCCATTTCAGCCGTTCCAGGCTGGTCAGTATGTGGCGATCGGAATGGGCAACTGGGAACCCCGTTTGCCCGGGACTCAGACCGAAATTGTCCCTGCGGAAAAAATGCGAAAATTGGGACGACGGGCGTATTCCATTTCTTGCCCGATGTTGGATCCCGATGGCCAACTGGCCCCGGTCGATTCGGTCGACTATCTGGAATTCTATGTGACGCTGGTCCGCCGGGCGGATTCCGAAGACAAGAAGCCGCCCGTGCTGACGCCGCGAATGTTCATGCTGCAGCCAGGCGGACGGATCGAAGTTCAGCGAAAGATCGTGGGGCATTACGTGCTGGGCGACATTGACCCAGACGACACCGTGCTGATGCTGGGGACCGGAACCGGCGAAGCGCCACACAATGCGATGGCCGCGCACCTGTTGTCCAACGGTCACCGCGGGAAAATCGTCAACGTGACGACCGTTCGCAATCGATCGGACCTCGGATACGCTCGCGAGCACGCCGTTTTGCAGCAGCAGTATTCCCAATACCGCTACCTCGCCTTCACCACTCGCGAGCCTGAAAACCTGGACCCGTCGCATCCGGCGTACGTTGGCAAGCAGTATTTGCAGCCGCTATACACGTCGGGGCGGTTGGCCGAACTTGCTGGCGATCTGCTGACGCCCGACAAGACGCATGTTTTCCTGTGTGGCAACCCGGCGATGATTGGATATGTGCCGCCTGGCGCGGATCCGCCGACAACACCGGGGATGCTGCAAATCCTGACCGCCGCTGGCTTTTCGGATGATCATGACTGCGTCGGCGCAGGAACGATTCGTTTCGAAAAGTACTGGTAG
- a CDS encoding glucose-1-phosphate adenylyltransferase, translating into MDLSKTIALILGGGRGTRLFPLTKIRAKPAVPLAAKYRLIDIPISNCINSGLNRAYVLTQFLSESLHRHLRQTYTFDHFSGGFVELLAAQQTVDEGTDWYQGTADAVRKNLVHLEEDWIEHVLILSGDQLYRMDFREMMKTHIESGAAATIAGIPVSRKDASSLGIMQVDDSGRVQGFVEKPKTEEELAKVRMDPAWIDERGIPSHGRDCLASMGLYIFNKDVMVDLLRSTDHEDFGKEVFPAAIKSHKVQVHLFDGYWEDIGTIRAFYEANLSLAGKNPPFDIRNRDAPIFSRPRFLPPTIMGDTKIHGSLIADGCRIGDNVTIENSVIGLRSVIGDNVTVKDTVMMGADHIENVDTPNSGIPLGIGDGSTVIGTILDKNCRVGKNVTIVNEAKIVDQGEDEPLQVRDGIPIVIKNATIEDGFKM; encoded by the coding sequence ATGGACCTTTCAAAAACGATCGCTTTGATTCTCGGTGGTGGTCGCGGAACTCGCCTGTTTCCGTTGACCAAGATCCGCGCCAAACCGGCTGTGCCTTTGGCCGCGAAGTACCGTTTGATCGACATTCCGATCAGCAATTGCATCAACAGCGGTCTGAATCGCGCCTACGTCTTGACCCAGTTTTTGTCGGAAAGTCTGCACCGCCACCTGCGACAAACCTACACCTTCGATCACTTCAGCGGCGGATTCGTGGAACTGTTGGCCGCCCAGCAAACCGTCGATGAAGGCACCGATTGGTACCAAGGCACCGCCGACGCGGTCCGCAAGAACCTGGTCCACCTAGAAGAAGACTGGATCGAACATGTTTTGATCCTGTCGGGTGACCAACTGTATCGAATGGACTTCCGCGAAATGATGAAGACGCACATCGAATCCGGTGCTGCGGCCACGATCGCGGGGATCCCTGTGTCGCGTAAAGACGCGTCATCGCTGGGCATTATGCAGGTTGACGATAGCGGCCGTGTGCAGGGATTTGTCGAAAAACCAAAGACCGAAGAAGAACTGGCCAAGGTTCGCATGGATCCGGCCTGGATCGATGAACGCGGCATCCCCAGCCACGGACGCGATTGTTTAGCCAGCATGGGCCTGTACATCTTCAACAAGGATGTCATGGTCGACCTGCTGCGAAGCACCGACCACGAAGACTTTGGCAAAGAAGTGTTCCCGGCGGCCATCAAGTCGCACAAAGTCCAAGTCCACCTGTTCGACGGATATTGGGAAGACATCGGAACGATTCGCGCGTTCTACGAAGCCAACCTTTCGCTGGCGGGCAAGAACCCACCATTCGATATCCGTAATCGTGACGCGCCGATTTTCAGCCGCCCACGTTTCTTGCCACCCACGATCATGGGCGACACCAAGATCCATGGCAGCTTGATCGCCGACGGTTGCCGGATCGGTGACAACGTGACGATCGAAAACAGCGTCATCGGGCTGCGGTCGGTGATCGGTGACAACGTGACCGTCAAAGACACCGTGATGATGGGAGCCGACCATATCGAAAACGTGGACACGCCCAACAGCGGTATCCCGCTTGGGATCGGTGACGGTTCGACCGTGATCGGTACGATCCTGGACAAGAACTGTCGCGTCGGAAAGAACGTCACGATCGTCAACGAAGCGAAGATTGTCGATCAGGGCGAAGATGAACCGCTGCAAGTTCGCGACGGAATCCCAATCGTGATCAAGAACGCAACGATCGAAGACGGATTCAAGATGTAG
- a CDS encoding preprotein translocase subunit SecA, translating to MSAGKTHPENLSDVQPSDDQLASAGEVVDGVVPLAPQAGSETTDSISENPPLQVPQTAADADGLALPEGAPPPDPAPLNPEAEASKRRGNDTGRTLSVFSRQGFRPQLFRWKRQLALVNAFEKTLMAEDDSDLRKRSLAIRYRAMAGEKLALILPEAYALVREAGRRALSMRHYDVQVIGGIALFEGYVAEMQTGEGKTLTATLPLYLHSLTGKGAHLATVNDYLAKRDADWMRPLFAMLGVDVGIIQTPDDQPARRKSYACAITYGTAKEFGFDFLRDRLLLRAQNRLQTEMLGDGGGGFGGSGDEIVMRGMHFCLVDEADSILIDEARTPLIIGSIEDTVRDQIVETYRWASDNAEGYEQEEHFTIHPDTKQYELTSRGRQRVRALPKSDLVRTMGLVDLYEYAERAIKVHREFLLDRQYVVRPGDKGVDEIVIVDEFTGRLAEGRKWRDGIHQAIESKENIDISVPTGQAARITVQDLFLRYPHLAGMTGTAATSARELHRIYRTPVLRVPTNKPPQRKRLPDRVFGTMERKFEAIVKEIEDIHASGRPILIGTRSIDKSELLSRMLTEIGITHKVLNANNVAEEAEIVSDAGGMGRVTVATNMAGRGTDIKLSDGVESLGGMHVICTELHDAARIDRQLIGRCGRQGDNGSYRQYLSLDDDILKTGLGIKKSDRLKDQGAITAGAVDRLAKLFRRAQRKVERKHFRDRMVLMHHEKERKKMQREIGQDPYLDTPD from the coding sequence ATGTCGGCCGGAAAAACGCACCCCGAGAACCTTTCTGACGTTCAACCGAGCGACGACCAGCTTGCCAGTGCCGGCGAAGTCGTCGACGGTGTGGTGCCACTTGCGCCCCAGGCGGGCTCGGAAACGACCGATTCGATCTCGGAAAATCCTCCGCTGCAGGTCCCCCAAACTGCCGCCGATGCCGACGGCTTGGCATTGCCCGAGGGAGCGCCACCGCCCGATCCGGCTCCGCTGAACCCCGAGGCCGAAGCATCCAAGCGTCGCGGCAACGACACGGGTCGGACCCTTTCGGTATTTTCTCGCCAAGGCTTTCGCCCGCAGTTGTTTCGCTGGAAACGCCAACTGGCACTGGTCAATGCGTTCGAAAAGACGCTGATGGCGGAAGACGATTCGGATCTTCGCAAACGTTCGCTGGCGATTCGCTATCGCGCGATGGCGGGCGAAAAATTGGCGCTGATTCTTCCCGAGGCCTACGCGTTGGTCCGCGAAGCCGGCCGCCGCGCGCTGTCGATGCGGCACTATGACGTTCAGGTCATCGGCGGAATCGCGTTGTTCGAAGGCTATGTCGCCGAGATGCAGACCGGGGAAGGCAAGACGCTGACGGCGACCCTGCCGCTGTACCTGCATTCGTTGACCGGCAAGGGAGCCCACCTGGCGACTGTCAACGATTACTTGGCTAAACGGGATGCGGATTGGATGCGTCCGTTGTTCGCGATGCTGGGCGTCGACGTGGGCATTATTCAAACGCCGGATGACCAGCCCGCGCGTCGAAAATCTTATGCCTGTGCGATCACCTACGGGACGGCCAAAGAATTCGGATTTGACTTCCTTCGCGACCGGCTACTGCTGCGTGCCCAAAACCGATTGCAAACCGAAATGTTGGGGGACGGGGGCGGCGGATTTGGTGGCAGCGGTGACGAAATCGTCATGCGAGGAATGCATTTCTGCTTGGTGGACGAGGCCGACAGTATCCTGATCGACGAAGCACGAACGCCGCTGATCATCGGCAGTATCGAAGACACCGTCCGCGACCAGATCGTTGAAACCTATCGCTGGGCATCCGACAACGCCGAGGGATACGAACAAGAAGAACACTTCACGATTCACCCGGACACCAAACAATACGAACTGACCTCACGCGGTCGCCAACGGGTTCGGGCTTTGCCCAAGTCGGATCTGGTGCGAACAATGGGCCTTGTCGATCTGTACGAATACGCCGAACGGGCCATCAAGGTGCACCGCGAATTCCTGCTGGACCGACAATACGTGGTCCGACCGGGCGACAAGGGTGTCGACGAAATCGTGATCGTCGATGAATTTACCGGACGATTGGCCGAGGGCCGGAAATGGCGGGATGGGATCCACCAAGCGATTGAATCGAAAGAAAATATCGATATCAGCGTGCCCACCGGACAAGCCGCACGGATCACGGTTCAGGACCTGTTTCTGCGTTATCCCCACCTGGCCGGCATGACGGGGACGGCAGCGACCAGCGCCCGAGAATTGCACCGGATCTATCGAACCCCGGTGCTGCGAGTGCCAACGAACAAACCTCCACAGCGGAAACGGCTGCCCGATCGTGTGTTCGGAACGATGGAACGTAAGTTCGAAGCCATCGTCAAAGAAATCGAAGATATCCACGCCAGCGGACGCCCGATCCTGATCGGTACCCGGTCCATCGACAAAAGTGAACTGTTGTCGCGAATGCTGACGGAGATCGGCATCACACACAAAGTGCTGAACGCGAACAACGTGGCCGAGGAAGCCGAAATCGTGTCGGACGCTGGCGGCATGGGGCGAGTCACCGTGGCGACCAACATGGCCGGGCGAGGAACGGACATCAAATTGTCCGACGGCGTGGAAAGCCTAGGCGGCATGCACGTGATCTGTACCGAATTGCACGACGCCGCCCGAATCGACCGCCAGTTGATCGGACGTTGTGGTCGTCAAGGCGATAACGGGTCCTATCGCCAATACCTGTCGCTGGACGATGACATCCTGAAGACCGGCTTGGGGATCAAAAAATCAGACCGCTTGAAAGATCAGGGGGCCATCACGGCTGGCGCCGTGGACCGGCTGGCCAAGCTATTCCGACGAGCCCAACGTAAGGTCGAACGGAAACACTTTCGCGATCGAATGGTGCTGATGCACCATGAAAAAGAACGAAAGAAAATGCAGCGAGAAATCGGCCAGGACCCGTACCTGGATACACCGGACTGA
- a CDS encoding BBP7 family outer membrane beta-barrel protein translates to MKTKIQRLALTAMLLSGSSMVMADNGTSIVGDLPGYGEDAYFDDDAVYAEDYSAVEENDADAYFDNTSYNDGEVAPVGHAEQSVMTRAPQRAMASRIASRQTSAHPAHATAHTPVAASQMQPASYHGGGSYISSDCGCGDGSCGGGCGVEMMMGDCGCGSTSCGGGCGSGSCGTSKRMAKLFDRCDSNAWASFETLLWFSQPRDTVPLILGSDAGTLPTLDEPSSRTLFGGAGENELSVGLRADAGFWLGDNVGVGGRFWILDESGDSFSYAGTGNDQSVGRSYFNTAAGFVGEDALLVAQDGIFQGNIEAVSELDILGAEAYARLRFGSGKNCTLDFIGGYSHFEIDDSLSINSLSVNSVINGGNPAGTRRTFSDRFNAENEFNGGQLGFDMVMHRGRWTVQSLTKVHLGNMDQRVSAAGDYTRQIPAGPLTSGSGGVLTAGNQFSTDRSVFAFAPEANFKLAYAFRPNVKLTVGYSFLYFDNVALASDAINRNVSGTTDIGTGAGSNTLVDFEDSSLWVHGIDLGFAIDF, encoded by the coding sequence ATGAAAACGAAAATTCAAAGGCTGGCTCTGACAGCAATGTTGCTTTCAGGTTCTAGCATGGTGATGGCAGATAATGGCACCTCTATCGTAGGAGATCTTCCCGGATATGGCGAAGACGCTTACTTCGATGACGACGCCGTGTATGCCGAAGATTACTCAGCGGTCGAAGAAAATGACGCCGACGCGTACTTCGACAACACTTCTTACAACGATGGGGAAGTCGCCCCAGTCGGTCACGCCGAGCAATCGGTGATGACCCGAGCCCCTCAACGGGCAATGGCCAGCCGGATTGCGTCCCGACAGACGTCGGCCCATCCGGCTCACGCAACCGCTCACACCCCGGTCGCTGCATCGCAAATGCAACCAGCGTCCTACCACGGTGGCGGTAGCTACATCTCCAGCGACTGTGGTTGCGGCGATGGCAGCTGTGGCGGCGGATGTGGTGTCGAAATGATGATGGGCGACTGCGGTTGCGGTTCGACCAGTTGTGGCGGCGGATGCGGCAGCGGATCCTGCGGCACTTCCAAGCGAATGGCCAAGCTGTTCGATCGTTGTGACAGCAACGCATGGGCTTCGTTCGAAACCCTGCTGTGGTTCAGCCAACCACGCGATACCGTTCCTTTGATTTTGGGATCGGATGCCGGCACTCTACCAACCCTAGACGAACCTTCGTCCCGGACCCTGTTTGGTGGAGCTGGCGAAAACGAACTATCGGTCGGCTTGCGAGCAGACGCCGGCTTCTGGCTCGGTGACAACGTTGGTGTCGGCGGTCGGTTCTGGATTCTGGACGAAAGCGGCGACAGTTTCAGCTACGCCGGTACCGGCAACGATCAATCGGTCGGCCGATCGTACTTCAACACAGCGGCCGGATTCGTCGGTGAAGACGCTTTGTTGGTCGCCCAAGACGGCATCTTCCAAGGCAACATCGAAGCGGTCAGCGAGCTTGATATCCTGGGTGCAGAAGCCTACGCTCGACTGCGTTTCGGCAGCGGCAAGAACTGCACGCTTGATTTCATCGGCGGCTACTCGCACTTCGAAATCGACGACAGCCTGTCGATCAACAGCCTGTCGGTCAACTCGGTCATCAACGGTGGCAACCCCGCCGGCACCCGACGAACTTTCAGTGATCGGTTCAACGCCGAAAACGAGTTCAATGGTGGACAACTGGGCTTCGACATGGTCATGCACCGTGGTCGTTGGACCGTCCAATCGTTGACCAAGGTTCACTTGGGCAACATGGACCAACGCGTCTCAGCAGCCGGTGACTACACTCGCCAAATCCCTGCTGGTCCTTTGACCTCAGGTTCGGGCGGCGTCCTGACGGCGGGCAATCAATTCAGCACCGATCGAAGCGTGTTCGCTTTCGCACCGGAAGCCAACTTCAAACTGGCTTATGCTTTCCGCCCCAACGTCAAGCTGACCGTCGGATACAGCTTCCTGTACTTCGACAACGTCGCCTTGGCTAGCGATGCCATCAACCGCAACGTCAGTGGCACCACAGACATCGGCACCGGAGCCGGCAGCAACACGCTGGTCGACTTCGAAGATTCCAGCTTGTGGGTGCACGGCATCGACTTGGGATTTGCGATCGACTTCTAA
- a CDS encoding Mur ligase family protein — protein sequence MKPILSMCREAIMRHGIDQALTKATQATPYSRGDVDSSVSLRKALPAARFTTTGDILADSIAASVEQAKRGDLVVYRIGKDDPARLVAQAMARGAGGILTEQLLPCPVPQCIVGDIELAMAAIAAEQLGRPDQKLLTIGVIGSAGKTTTSLLLSTLLKSSGVRVGFQTDLGVNDGVVQTTAPESLISGSSLIQWLGDAADAGSQAAVMELSDELARYGHYDEIEFDMVVVTGSAIGAGDFGPSGLQCVLERLAADGVVIAPADDPRAMKLIEEQDVRTVTYGVRKAADVTAKIIDQSCGMTTLLVTYDDTTAVMETSLCGGAMAANHAAAVLVGLLLDQPLHEAVEKVSTLRSVPGRGQRLSRYGHASIVLDLGGTPDRVAASLRTFRSGKGAGRLWVIQAIDGGEQPEILARYGHLIERFADKAIVTSLPSSRENFLAASHAVLDGVEKCASMRLVADRTRAIQWAMNSSGPNDTILVITGDRYQTAMSARTDLQNLEAMIEKQWDKADAADPKPALKIVG from the coding sequence GTGAAACCAATTTTGTCGATGTGCAGGGAGGCCATCATGCGTCACGGGATCGATCAAGCCCTTACCAAAGCGACCCAAGCGACTCCATACAGTCGTGGTGATGTTGATTCATCAGTTTCGCTTCGCAAGGCTCTTCCGGCGGCCCGCTTCACCACCACTGGTGACATCTTGGCCGATTCAATCGCAGCCTCGGTCGAACAGGCCAAGCGTGGCGATTTGGTCGTCTACCGCATCGGCAAAGATGACCCTGCCCGTCTGGTCGCACAGGCCATGGCTCGCGGTGCAGGCGGCATTCTGACCGAACAACTACTGCCCTGCCCGGTGCCTCAGTGCATCGTCGGTGACATCGAATTGGCGATGGCCGCGATCGCCGCAGAACAGCTCGGCCGCCCCGACCAAAAACTGTTGACGATCGGCGTGATCGGTTCGGCAGGCAAGACCACCACATCGTTGTTGCTGTCGACACTGCTGAAGTCCAGCGGCGTGCGAGTCGGTTTTCAAACCGACTTGGGCGTCAACGACGGAGTCGTGCAGACCACTGCACCGGAGTCGCTGATCAGTGGATCGTCGTTGATCCAGTGGTTGGGGGATGCTGCGGATGCGGGATCGCAGGCCGCCGTGATGGAATTGTCCGACGAACTTGCCCGATATGGGCACTACGACGAAATCGAATTCGACATGGTCGTGGTCACCGGATCCGCAATTGGCGCCGGCGACTTCGGACCATCGGGACTGCAATGCGTGTTGGAACGATTGGCCGCCGATGGCGTCGTGATCGCTCCCGCGGACGATCCCCGCGCCATGAAGTTGATCGAAGAACAGGACGTGCGAACGGTCACCTACGGGGTTCGGAAAGCCGCCGATGTGACGGCCAAGATCATTGACCAGTCCTGCGGCATGACGACTTTGTTGGTGACATATGACGACACCACCGCAGTGATGGAAACCAGCCTCTGTGGCGGTGCGATGGCAGCCAACCATGCCGCCGCGGTATTGGTCGGATTGCTGTTGGATCAACCGCTTCACGAAGCGGTCGAAAAGGTCAGCACGCTACGATCCGTGCCAGGTCGCGGACAGCGACTCTCTCGCTATGGCCACGCTTCGATCGTCCTGGATCTGGGCGGTACGCCTGACCGTGTGGCTGCATCGCTGCGAACGTTCCGCTCCGGAAAGGGTGCTGGACGACTGTGGGTGATCCAAGCAATCGATGGCGGCGAACAACCCGAAATCCTGGCTCGATACGGTCACTTGATCGAACGATTCGCAGACAAAGCGATTGTGACTTCATTGCCGTCGTCACGCGAAAACTTCCTGGCCGCTTCGCACGCAGTCTTGGACGGCGTCGAAAAGTGTGCGTCGATGCGGTTGGTCGCAGACCGTACACGAGCGATCCAGTGGGCGATGAACTCCTCGGGCCCCAATGATACGATTCTGGTCATCACCGGTGATCGATACCAGACCGCGATGTCGGCTAGAACCGATCTGCAGAACCTGGAAGCGATGATCGAAAAGCAGTGGGACAAGGCCGACGCAGCCGATCCCAAGCCCGCCCTGAAGATCGTCGGCTAA
- a CDS encoding uracil-DNA glycosylase produces MPTNAPTTAQSDAAAPDTTILDPHQIHSQAAALAAHLQRAGVAFLPQTDPATADEMAAWFLPAEDPQPASQADVPQVASPQAGTPHDGQSQAASQQSPVTGKNAQTPAPASNPAAPASPAAPASPAARPRRSDPVPAFTSIEGPYPGVLLPIADRQSRLDELAADVAACTECKILSDCRTQTVFGEGSVAPRFVFFGEGPGADEDRSGRPFVGKAGQLLTKMIQACKFRREDAYILNTVKCRPPGNRNPDVEEIANCRTYYEQQLTILRPEYIVCLGAISAQELMKTKLSVGRLRGKIHQYMESKVLVTYHPAYLLRNPAAKKAAWDDLQLMMRDAGLL; encoded by the coding sequence ATGCCAACCAACGCCCCCACCACCGCCCAGTCCGATGCCGCGGCGCCGGACACCACGATTTTGGACCCGCATCAGATCCACAGCCAGGCTGCGGCGCTGGCCGCCCACCTGCAGCGTGCCGGCGTGGCGTTCCTGCCGCAAACCGACCCGGCAACCGCGGATGAAATGGCGGCCTGGTTCCTGCCTGCCGAAGACCCCCAACCGGCGTCCCAGGCGGATGTCCCGCAAGTGGCTAGCCCCCAGGCAGGCACGCCCCACGACGGGCAATCGCAGGCCGCATCCCAGCAATCCCCGGTCACCGGAAAAAACGCTCAAACGCCTGCCCCAGCGTCGAATCCCGCCGCACCCGCCAGTCCCGCCGCACCCGCCAGCCCCGCGGCACGGCCACGGCGTTCGGACCCGGTCCCCGCGTTCACATCCATCGAAGGCCCCTATCCAGGGGTTTTGTTGCCGATCGCCGATCGCCAATCTCGCTTGGATGAATTGGCTGCTGACGTCGCCGCGTGCACCGAGTGCAAAATTCTGTCCGATTGCCGAACGCAGACCGTTTTTGGCGAAGGTAGCGTGGCGCCAAGGTTCGTCTTCTTTGGCGAAGGCCCCGGAGCGGACGAGGATCGTAGCGGGCGTCCGTTCGTCGGCAAGGCCGGTCAATTGCTGACCAAAATGATCCAGGCCTGCAAATTCCGGCGGGAAGATGCCTATATCTTGAACACGGTGAAGTGCCGACCGCCGGGAAATCGCAACCCGGACGTCGAAGAAATCGCCAACTGCCGCACCTATTACGAACAACAGCTGACCATTTTGCGACCCGAATACATCGTCTGCCTGGGCGCGATCAGTGCTCAGGAACTGATGAAAACCAAGCTGTCGGTGGGCCGATTACGCGGCAAAATTCATCAATACATGGAAAGCAAAGTGTTGGTCACCTATCACCCGGCATACCTGCTGCGGAACCCGGCGGCCAAGAAGGCGGCATGGGATGACCTGCAATTGATGATGCGCGACGCGGGACTGCTGTAA
- the der gene encoding ribosome biogenesis GTPase Der gives MPVPQVAIVGRPNVGKSSLFNWLARRRLAIVDDHAGVTRDRMMTLIEHGERFFELVDTGGMGIVDDDDLTADVRRQIELAINAADVIVLVVDVQTGLMPLDEEVVERLRGIERPVILVCNKADQPHQDVQAEEFHKLGRGHMIQVSTTQNRHRDDLLDLIVDRLPESDGAIQAESQMKVTIVGRRNVGKSTFVNTLAESDRMITSEVPGTTRDSVDVRFEMDGQTFMAIDTPGLRKRKSQRTDLEYYGMHRAQRSVRRADVVLMFFDATETVSKVDKQLLGYVMENHKPCIFVINKWDQLHGTVPTDRWVRYLRGQFPTLAYAPIAFITGQTGKNVKALLNHAQMLFKQSCERASTGQLNRVIRAAVDAHIPPLYQNRRPKIYYATQVATQPPTIVLVCNEPKAIGNDYQRYLMGVLRDHLKFGEVPIKMYLHKRHRNDEGPDA, from the coding sequence ATGCCTGTCCCACAAGTCGCTATCGTCGGTCGCCCCAATGTCGGCAAAAGCAGCCTGTTCAATTGGTTGGCTCGCCGCCGTCTGGCCATCGTGGACGATCACGCCGGTGTGACTCGCGACCGAATGATGACGCTGATCGAGCACGGGGAACGGTTCTTTGAACTGGTCGACACCGGCGGAATGGGCATCGTCGACGATGACGATCTGACCGCCGACGTGCGTCGCCAAATCGAACTGGCGATCAACGCAGCCGACGTCATCGTGTTGGTAGTCGACGTTCAAACCGGACTGATGCCATTGGACGAAGAAGTCGTCGAACGGCTGCGAGGCATCGAACGACCGGTGATCCTGGTTTGCAACAAGGCCGACCAACCGCACCAAGATGTCCAGGCGGAAGAATTCCACAAGCTGGGCCGCGGTCACATGATCCAGGTCAGCACGACCCAGAACCGGCACCGCGATGACCTGCTGGACCTGATCGTTGACCGATTGCCCGAATCCGACGGTGCGATCCAAGCCGAATCCCAGATGAAGGTGACCATCGTCGGTCGCCGAAACGTGGGCAAAAGCACATTCGTCAACACCTTGGCTGAATCCGACCGGATGATCACCAGCGAAGTGCCCGGCACGACTCGCGACAGTGTCGATGTTCGCTTCGAAATGGACGGTCAAACGTTCATGGCGATTGATACCCCTGGGTTGCGAAAGCGAAAGAGCCAGCGGACGGACCTGGAATACTACGGCATGCACCGGGCGCAGCGCAGCGTTCGCCGAGCCGACGTCGTGCTGATGTTCTTTGACGCTACCGAAACGGTCAGCAAAGTTGACAAGCAATTGCTTGGCTATGTGATGGAAAATCACAAACCATGCATCTTCGTCATCAACAAGTGGGACCAGTTGCACGGCACCGTGCCAACCGACCGCTGGGTGCGATACCTGCGGGGACAGTTCCCGACGTTGGCCTACGCGCCGATCGCGTTCATCACCGGGCAAACCGGCAAGAACGTCAAAGCACTGCTGAATCACGCACAAATGTTGTTCAAACAGTCCTGCGAACGAGCGTCAACCGGTCAGTTGAACCGCGTCATTCGTGCGGCCGTCGACGCCCACATTCCGCCGCTGTACCAGAACCGTCGCCCCAAGATTTATTACGCGACGCAGGTGGCCACCCAGCCGCCGACGATCGTGTTGGTGTGCAACGAACCCAAGGCGATCGGCAACGATTACCAACGCTACCTGATGGGCGTGTTGCGAGATCACCTGAAGTTTGGCGAAGTGCCGATCAAGATGTACCTGCACAAACGGCACCGCAACGACGAAGGCCCTGACGCTTAA
- the fhcD gene encoding formylmethanofuran--tetrahydromethanopterin N-formyltransferase has translation MAELSELVEDTYAEGFRSIYGEVLITARDEKWLRHCVHAVTGHASSTILCDCEAGVSRWVDPSETPDGRIGAIVQFHVPRFVKNRQRHLEKVMLARLSQNVLTCPTTALFNTLDTEDYFKLGRKIALFGDRYQFRDTRFGVRGWVVPTLGGEFFLSRRFGFRDGVMGGNLWFFGPDESTALAAAEAASQAAEATPDVITTFPGGVAASGSKAGSSYDFLIAATYAEFCPTLKSKLGDRSKVPEGVNSIMEIIVNGRDLESLQNATRNAIHAAAEIPGLIRISAGNYGGRLGKTFVHLHELI, from the coding sequence ATGGCGGAACTAAGCGAACTGGTCGAAGACACCTACGCCGAGGGCTTCCGCAGCATCTATGGCGAAGTGCTGATCACCGCGCGCGATGAAAAATGGTTGCGCCACTGTGTCCATGCGGTCACCGGGCATGCGTCCAGCACGATTCTGTGCGACTGCGAAGCGGGCGTGTCCCGGTGGGTCGATCCCAGCGAGACCCCGGATGGACGAATCGGCGCGATTGTTCAATTCCACGTCCCTCGATTCGTCAAGAATCGCCAGCGCCATCTGGAAAAAGTGATGCTAGCCCGGCTCAGCCAGAACGTGCTGACGTGTCCGACGACTGCTCTGTTCAACACGCTGGACACCGAAGACTATTTCAAGCTAGGTCGCAAGATTGCGTTGTTCGGCGACCGCTACCAGTTTCGCGACACGCGGTTTGGCGTTCGCGGTTGGGTCGTCCCCACCTTGGGCGGCGAATTCTTCCTGTCTCGCCGATTCGGATTTCGGGACGGGGTGATGGGCGGAAACCTATGGTTCTTTGGCCCCGACGAATCCACGGCGTTGGCCGCCGCCGAAGCCGCTTCACAAGCGGCCGAGGCAACCCCGGATGTGATCACCACGTTTCCCGGCGGTGTCGCCGCCAGCGGGTCCAAGGCTGGCAGCAGCTACGACTTTTTGATCGCGGCAACCTATGCCGAGTTCTGTCCCACGTTGAAGTCGAAACTTGGCGACCGATCCAAGGTGCCCGAGGGCGTCAACAGCATCATGGAGATCATCGTCAACGGGCGCGACCTAGAATCGCTTCAAAACGCAACGCGAAACGCGATCCATGCAGCCGCCGAGATCCCTGGACTGATCCGAATCAGCGCCGGCAACTACGGCGGACGGCTGGGCAAAACGTTCGTGCATCTGCACGAACTGATCTAG